In Nostoc sp. CENA543, a single genomic region encodes these proteins:
- a CDS encoding Mrp/NBP35 family ATP-binding protein, whose product MSQQEVVELLKQVVEPTLKNDIVSLGMVRNLRIVDDYVYLRLYIGSHQQELQTEVEAKLSALSWCKKTYIQICTIPGVKITLGISSGKGGVGKSTTAVNIAAALSLQGAKVGLLDADVYGPNVPQMLGLGQADVEVIQTPTGEKFLPLEVQGIKLMSVGLLAEENRPLAWRGPVLHKIITQFINDVEWGELDYLLIDLPPGTGDAQITIIQESPICGVILVTTPQQVAVADVRRNIYMFRQVGVPVLGIVENMSYLTCGDCGSRTYIFGSGGGEQLAAELQTPLLGQIPIDSRICSGGDSGNPIATNKQASTASEVFRNIAIALNTTFCYR is encoded by the coding sequence ATGAGTCAACAAGAAGTAGTAGAACTGCTCAAACAAGTTGTTGAACCAACTTTAAAAAATGACATTGTAAGTTTGGGCATGGTGCGGAATCTCCGCATAGTTGATGACTATGTTTACTTGCGTTTATATATTGGTTCTCATCAGCAGGAATTACAAACAGAAGTTGAAGCTAAATTATCAGCTTTGTCTTGGTGTAAAAAGACTTATATTCAAATTTGCACAATTCCTGGTGTGAAAATAACTCTAGGAATTTCTAGTGGTAAAGGTGGTGTTGGTAAATCAACAACTGCTGTAAATATTGCCGCCGCTTTAAGTTTACAAGGGGCAAAAGTTGGGCTATTAGACGCGGATGTTTATGGGCCGAATGTGCCGCAAATGTTGGGTTTAGGACAAGCTGATGTTGAAGTCATTCAGACTCCTACAGGTGAGAAGTTTTTACCTTTAGAAGTGCAGGGAATTAAATTAATGTCGGTGGGTTTACTAGCAGAAGAAAATCGTCCTTTGGCTTGGCGGGGGCCTGTACTGCACAAAATTATTACCCAATTTATCAATGATGTGGAATGGGGGGAGTTAGATTATTTATTGATAGATTTACCCCCAGGTACGGGTGATGCTCAAATTACGATTATTCAAGAAAGTCCAATTTGTGGCGTGATTTTGGTGACGACTCCGCAGCAAGTAGCTGTTGCAGATGTTCGACGTAATATATATATGTTTCGCCAAGTCGGTGTGCCGGTACTGGGTATCGTAGAAAATATGAGTTACTTAACCTGTGGGGATTGTGGTTCACGCACATATATTTTTGGTAGTGGTGGCGGTGAACAACTCGCAGCCGAATTACAAACGCCTCTACTGGGACAAATCCCTATTGATTCGCGGATTTGTAGCGGTGGGGATAGCGGAAATCCCATCGCCACAAATAAACAAGCTTCCACAGCAAGTGAGGTTTTTAGAAATATTGCGATCGCACTAAACACCACTTTTTGTTACAGATGA
- a CDS encoding DUF4058 family protein: MGNPFPGMNPYLEQPELWHQVHNRLIVAIADDLTPQIAPKYRVSIEERVYTSVDDILLVGIADVAVANRNIPDSSTTLTAAKLSEPTKVKVPIPEQVTERFLEVRSTQNKEVVAVIEILSPKNKISKEGRIAYENKRHKILASATNLVEIDLLKQGEPMPILGVKITDYSILVSRSYNRPDADLYTFDLKSPIPVFPIPLHESESEPIVDLQRLLNEVYERARFDLAIDYTQPLKIRRSPEEEAWIKDILATV, translated from the coding sequence ATGGGAAATCCATTTCCTGGAATGAACCCGTATTTAGAACAGCCTGAACTTTGGCATCAAGTTCATAATCGTTTGATTGTCGCTATAGCTGATGATTTGACTCCTCAAATCGCGCCTAAATACCGAGTTTCTATTGAAGAGCGAGTTTATACAAGTGTAGATGATATCTTACTGGTGGGAATTGCTGATGTAGCAGTTGCTAACCGTAATATTCCAGATAGCAGCACAACTTTGACTGCTGCAAAACTTAGCGAACCTACTAAAGTTAAAGTTCCCATACCTGAACAGGTAACTGAAAGATTTTTAGAGGTGCGCTCAACTCAAAATAAAGAAGTAGTAGCTGTCATTGAAATACTTTCACCTAAAAATAAAATCTCAAAAGAAGGTAGAATTGCTTACGAGAACAAACGACATAAAATTTTAGCTTCTGCGACTAATTTGGTAGAAATTGACCTGCTAAAGCAAGGTGAGCCAATGCCAATTTTAGGTGTAAAAATCACAGATTATAGTATTTTGGTAAGTCGCAGCTACAACAGACCTGATGCCGATTTATATACCTTCGATTTGAAAAGTCCAATTCCGGTTTTTCCTATACCTTTGCATGAAAGTGAATCTGAGCCAATTGTTGACTTACAAAGGTTACTCAATGAAGTATACGAACGTGCTAGATTTGATTTAGCAATTGATTATACACAACCTTTGAAAATCAGGCGATCGCCCGAAGAAGAGGCTTGGATAAAAGATATTTTGGCAACTGTTTAA
- a CDS encoding HEAT repeat domain-containing protein, translating to MSISADSELNQWLEMLRSPDVNDRLVAVKTLQHLGEEETIDALIIALNDENVAVQKIAISALWEIANPVAIPALIDCLSSQDEDIRTEAASALNELVSPDDLLLLLDKLQIDDINTQINILVLLRKIHDIQSLPYILSFLQSDNPELRETAITTLRYLNQLDKCPEALDLIFDDSAVVRRAAALTLGHLQDTEVINKLSQALTNDHDWQVRRNAAQSLAIHANHQAIFALETAFSDEHWQVRKATAQALQKIPDMQVMPKLIQALADEYADVRKEAVIALGNLAHCDVIIALQQALDDPDREVAIQAQRAINKIQTDKIVSGE from the coding sequence ATGTCTATAAGTGCTGATTCTGAATTAAATCAATGGTTGGAAATGTTGCGATCGCCTGATGTCAATGACCGCTTAGTAGCTGTCAAAACTCTACAACATCTCGGCGAAGAAGAGACAATTGATGCTTTAATTATTGCCCTTAATGATGAAAATGTTGCTGTCCAGAAAATAGCTATATCTGCTCTTTGGGAAATTGCTAATCCTGTGGCGATTCCTGCTTTAATTGACTGCTTGAGTTCGCAAGATGAAGATATTCGCACTGAAGCTGCGTCAGCTTTAAATGAGTTAGTTAGTCCAGATGATTTATTACTTTTACTAGATAAACTACAAATTGATGATATCAATACACAAATTAATATTTTAGTGCTGTTGCGTAAAATTCATGATATTCAATCTTTACCTTATATATTATCATTTTTACAATCAGATAATCCTGAGTTAAGAGAAACCGCAATCACTACATTGCGTTATCTGAATCAATTAGATAAATGCCCAGAAGCTTTAGATTTAATTTTTGATGATTCAGCAGTTGTGCGGCGGGCTGCGGCTTTGACTCTGGGACATTTGCAAGATACAGAAGTAATTAATAAACTTAGTCAAGCACTGACTAATGATCATGACTGGCAAGTGCGGCGTAATGCAGCTCAATCTCTAGCTATTCATGCAAATCATCAAGCAATTTTCGCCTTAGAAACTGCTTTCAGTGATGAACATTGGCAAGTCAGAAAAGCAACAGCACAAGCTTTACAAAAAATTCCAGATATGCAAGTTATGCCGAAATTAATTCAAGCTTTAGCAGATGAATACGCAGATGTTCGCAAAGAAGCTGTAATTGCTCTTGGTAATTTAGCTCATTGTGATGTTATCATCGCTCTGCAACAAGCTTTAGATGATCCTGATAGGGAAGTTGCTATTCAAGCACAACGAGCAATTAACAAGATACAAACAGATAAAATAGTATCAGGGGAGTAG
- a CDS encoding ferredoxin family protein — MALINQRVDVPVIVDESKCLEKCMACIEVCPLDVLAKNPETGKAYMKYDECWFCLPCEKECPTNAITVQIPFLLR; from the coding sequence ATGGCTTTAATTAATCAGAGGGTAGATGTTCCTGTCATTGTTGATGAATCAAAATGTTTGGAAAAATGTATGGCTTGCATTGAAGTTTGTCCTTTAGATGTGTTGGCTAAGAATCCAGAGACGGGGAAAGCTTATATGAAATATGATGAATGTTGGTTTTGTTTACCTTGTGAAAAGGAATGTCCTACTAATGCTATTACGGTGCAGATTCCTTTTTTGTTGCGGTAA
- a CDS encoding GNAT family N-acetyltransferase, with protein sequence MQIIETFSTSRLLAERLQFQHLHELCRMHQNQKVMTTLGGVRSDEETRLFIFNNLHHWQSYGFGLWVFRDKNNHQFVGRAGLRNTIVEGINEVELAYALMDKFWGQGLATEMGEQILKIGFELLKLKDIVCFTLTTNEASQRVMEKLGFKYEREIIHANLPHLFYRLTV encoded by the coding sequence ATGCAGATAATAGAAACATTTTCTACATCTCGTCTGCTAGCAGAGCGGCTACAATTCCAGCATTTGCATGAACTTTGTCGAATGCACCAAAATCAAAAAGTTATGACTACTTTAGGCGGTGTGCGTTCTGATGAAGAGACACGGCTATTTATTTTCAATAACTTACATCATTGGCAAAGTTACGGTTTTGGCTTATGGGTATTTCGAGACAAGAATAATCATCAATTTGTTGGTCGTGCTGGACTTCGCAATACTATTGTAGAAGGTATTAATGAGGTGGAATTAGCTTATGCACTCATGGATAAATTTTGGGGTCAAGGATTGGCTACAGAAATGGGTGAGCAAATCTTAAAAATTGGTTTTGAGTTACTGAAATTAAAAGATATAGTTTGCTTTACGCTCACGACGAATGAAGCTTCGCAAAGAGTAATGGAAAAGTTGGGATTTAAGTATGAGCGTGAAATTATCCATGCTAATTTACCTCATCTATTTTACCGCCTAACTGTTTAA
- a CDS encoding fumarate reductase/succinate dehydrogenase flavoprotein subunit: MDINTQRIKTDVLVIGGGTAGTMAGIKAKQANPDAEVLILEKANIRRSGAIAMGMDGVNTAIIPGHSTPEQYVREITLANDGILNQKAVYQTGKLGHEVIQELESWGVKFQKDAQGNYDLKQVHRVGKYVLPMPEGKDLKTILTRQVKRHKVKVTNRVMATRVLVKDGRAVGAVGFDVRNGDYIIIQAKAVILCTGACGRLGLPASGYLYGTYENPTNAGDGYSMAYHAGAELSNIECFQVNPLIKDYNGPACAYVAGPFGAHTANAEGNRFISCDYWSGQMMLEIWKELNSGKGPVQLKMTHLDEDTIAEIESILWANERPSRERFHQGRNEDYRTHGVEMHISEIGLCSGHSASGVWVNENAQTTVPGLYAAGDMASVPHNYMIGAFVFGRIAGTHAIEYIQDLDFSEPDAEFLETEKTRIYAPLTRPNGVPHTQVEYKLRRLVNDYLQPPKSGNKIEIGLKHFVQYQQTLDLMGARDPHELMRSLEVHFIRDCAEMAARASLYRQETRWGLYHYRLDYPEKNDDEWFCHTNLRKNESGQMILFKRPVEPYIVKVDTAQELYNVAVR; encoded by the coding sequence ATGGATATCAATACTCAACGGATAAAAACTGATGTACTCGTCATTGGTGGCGGTACGGCTGGCACAATGGCAGGTATTAAAGCCAAGCAGGCAAATCCAGATGCAGAGGTGCTGATATTAGAAAAGGCTAACATCAGAAGGAGTGGTGCGATCGCAATGGGGATGGATGGAGTCAATACCGCCATCATCCCCGGACACTCCACCCCAGAACAGTACGTCCGGGAAATCACCCTCGCCAACGATGGCATTCTTAACCAAAAAGCCGTCTATCAAACCGGTAAATTAGGTCACGAAGTCATTCAAGAATTAGAAAGTTGGGGTGTGAAGTTTCAAAAAGATGCCCAAGGTAACTACGACTTAAAACAGGTGCATCGTGTGGGTAAATACGTCTTACCCATGCCAGAAGGCAAAGACCTGAAAACCATTCTCACCCGTCAAGTCAAACGCCACAAAGTCAAAGTTACAAACCGTGTGATGGCTACCCGTGTATTAGTCAAAGACGGACGCGCTGTTGGTGCGGTAGGATTTGATGTCAGAAACGGCGACTATATAATCATTCAAGCCAAGGCCGTCATCCTTTGTACAGGTGCTTGTGGCAGACTCGGCTTACCTGCTTCCGGCTATCTCTACGGCACTTACGAAAATCCTACTAACGCCGGCGATGGCTATTCAATGGCTTATCACGCAGGTGCAGAACTTAGCAACATTGAATGCTTTCAAGTTAATCCCTTAATTAAAGATTACAACGGCCCCGCCTGCGCCTATGTCGCCGGGCCTTTTGGCGCACATACAGCCAACGCCGAAGGAAATCGCTTCATTAGTTGTGACTATTGGAGTGGTCAAATGATGTTGGAAATCTGGAAAGAGTTAAACTCAGGAAAAGGGCCAGTCCAACTCAAAATGACCCATCTTGATGAAGATACAATTGCCGAAATTGAATCCATACTTTGGGCAAATGAAAGACCAAGTAGAGAACGTTTCCATCAAGGGAGAAATGAAGATTACCGCACCCACGGCGTAGAAATGCACATTTCTGAAATTGGCTTATGTAGCGGTCATAGTGCTTCTGGCGTGTGGGTAAATGAAAACGCTCAAACTACAGTCCCCGGTTTATATGCAGCCGGAGATATGGCCAGCGTTCCCCATAATTATATGATTGGGGCTTTTGTGTTCGGTCGCATAGCCGGAACTCATGCCATTGAATATATCCAAGATTTAGATTTTAGCGAACCAGATGCCGAGTTTTTAGAAACAGAAAAAACCAGAATTTATGCCCCATTAACTAGACCAAATGGCGTACCTCATACCCAGGTAGAATATAAACTCAGACGCTTAGTTAATGATTATCTCCAACCACCCAAATCAGGTAACAAAATCGAAATTGGCTTAAAACATTTTGTCCAATATCAACAAACATTAGATTTAATGGGTGCGCGTGACCCCCATGAATTAATGCGTTCTCTGGAAGTACATTTTATTCGAGACTGTGCAGAAATGGCAGCCAGAGCATCATTATATCGCCAAGAAACTCGCTGGGGATTATATCATTACCGTTTAGATTATCCAGAAAAAAATGATGATGAATGGTTTTGTCACACCAACTTAAGAAAAAATGAATCAGGACAAATGATATTGTTTAAGCGTCCAGTAGAACCTTATATTGTCAAAGTAGATACAGCCCAAGAATTATACAATGTAGCTGTGAGGTGA
- a CDS encoding sulfonate ABC transporter substrate-binding protein: MSFVVSACSPGNTNNSAVTPTTNSSPTKQGVAVRIGYQKAATILNTMRTKGDVEKALTAAGAKVTWTEFPAGPPMLEAMNAGSIDFGYTGEAPPIFAQAGGVPLLYVAYDPWSPKAEAIIVPKDSPIKTVAELKGKRVAFAKGSNTNYLVVKALEAAGLNYTDIKPAYLTPADARAAFEGGNVDAWAIWDPFLAAVEQATGARILTDATNLAPNRGYYLASQAFVNSHPDVLKTLLDEVTKVDKWAANNPQEVAKFLEPELGIPAAALEVAEKRRQYGVLPLTDEVINKQQDIADTFYKIKLIPKQIQVKDIVWQGNK, from the coding sequence TTGAGCTTTGTTGTCTCGGCTTGTTCCCCTGGCAATACAAACAACTCTGCCGTCACACCCACAACAAACTCTAGTCCCACAAAACAAGGTGTTGCAGTTCGGATTGGTTATCAAAAAGCAGCTACTATTCTCAACACGATGAGAACCAAGGGAGATGTAGAAAAGGCTTTAACGGCTGCTGGGGCAAAGGTGACATGGACAGAATTTCCTGCTGGGCCGCCGATGCTAGAAGCGATGAATGCAGGTAGTATTGACTTTGGTTACACAGGCGAAGCACCGCCTATATTTGCCCAAGCTGGAGGAGTTCCATTGCTGTATGTAGCTTACGATCCTTGGAGTCCCAAAGCCGAAGCGATTATTGTGCCGAAAGATTCACCGATTAAAACTGTAGCGGAACTCAAGGGTAAAAGAGTTGCCTTCGCTAAAGGTTCTAACACTAACTATTTAGTAGTCAAAGCCCTAGAAGCAGCCGGACTAAACTATACTGACATAAAACCCGCCTATCTCACCCCCGCAGATGCCCGTGCAGCCTTTGAAGGTGGTAACGTTGATGCCTGGGCAATTTGGGACCCTTTCTTGGCAGCAGTTGAACAGGCTACAGGTGCAAGAATTCTTACAGATGCCACAAATTTAGCACCCAATCGGGGCTACTATCTGGCGAGTCAAGCCTTTGTAAATTCCCACCCAGATGTATTGAAAACCCTGTTAGATGAAGTCACCAAAGTCGATAAATGGGCAGCCAATAATCCCCAAGAAGTAGCTAAATTTCTAGAACCAGAATTAGGCATTCCCGCCGCCGCTTTAGAAGTTGCCGAGAAACGCCGACAGTATGGTGTTCTGCCGTTAACCGATGAAGTAATTAACAAACAACAAGATATTGCCGATACCTTTTACAAAATCAAACTCATTCCCAAGCAAATTCAAGTCAAAGACATAGTTTGGCAAGGCAATAAATAA
- a CDS encoding class I SAM-dependent methyltransferase, protein MSTGKKLSLTDDLYQYLLSVSLREPEILLQLRQETAKHPRANMQVAPEQGQFLAFLVQLIGAKKTLEVGVFTGYSSLSVALALPADGKVVACDVSEEFTSVARRYWEQAGVADKIDLHLAPATETLEHLLAQNQAESFDFAFIDADKENYYRYYELALQLVRPGGLIAIDNVLWSGQVAQPEIQDTATVAIREFNSKLAQDDRIDISLITIADGLTLARKRH, encoded by the coding sequence ATGTCTACTGGCAAAAAACTGAGTCTGACAGATGATTTGTACCAATATCTGTTGTCTGTATCCCTGCGCGAACCGGAAATTTTATTACAACTGCGCCAAGAAACTGCTAAACATCCGCGTGCAAATATGCAGGTGGCACCAGAACAAGGACAATTTTTGGCATTTTTAGTACAGCTAATTGGTGCAAAAAAAACTTTAGAAGTAGGTGTATTTACTGGTTATAGTTCTTTGAGCGTGGCTTTGGCATTACCAGCAGATGGTAAGGTTGTAGCCTGTGATGTCAGTGAGGAGTTTACATCTGTGGCTCGTCGCTATTGGGAACAAGCGGGAGTAGCAGATAAGATTGACTTACATCTTGCGCCAGCTACGGAAACTTTAGAACATTTATTAGCTCAAAATCAAGCAGAAAGCTTTGATTTTGCCTTTATTGATGCTGATAAGGAAAATTATTATCGCTATTACGAACTAGCATTACAGTTGGTTAGACCTGGTGGTTTAATTGCAATTGATAATGTATTGTGGTCTGGACAAGTAGCTCAACCGGAAATACAAGATACAGCTACCGTCGCCATTCGGGAGTTTAATAGTAAGCTAGCCCAAGACGATCGCATAGATATTAGTTTAATTACGATCGCAGATGGGCTAACTTTAGCACGTAAACGGCATTAA